From Coffea arabica cultivar ET-39 chromosome 2e, Coffea Arabica ET-39 HiFi, whole genome shotgun sequence, the proteins below share one genomic window:
- the LOC113732461 gene encoding protein JINGUBANG-like — protein MKALFNSMDPSILQTKPSTPLLYAATSSSCTSSETDESPATSDRFEFQNLKFKIPSNPTAGFYSYKSLAVLSGHIGSVSCLALCGEFILSGSQGKDIIVWQQPDLRQFTKFGQGDGSVKALASIGNKVFTAHQDSRIRVWKVSRSSENIFRLVDTLPTTKDYLGKFMKQSNYVQIRRHHKRLWIEHADSISCLAVHNGLIYSGSWDKTLKVWRISDFKCLESIKAHDDAINGLVSSKRIIYSASADGKIKAWEKEGKSTHSLKGILEGHKDVSVNSVAVSEDGSLVYGGGSDGYVLGWLGNKLFDSWRVICEVKAHEMAVLCMCLMGEFLCCGSADRSISIWKREINGGLFRFGVIKGHEGPVKCLQASPRCVGGGFMLYSGSLDKSLRVWWIPKSSGGTEDTSPIQRAGNISPFSF, from the coding sequence ATGAAAGCGCTGTTTAATTCCATGGATCCTTCTATATTGCAGACAAAACCATCAACCCCATTGTTATATGCTGCCACAAGCAGCAGTTGCACCAGTAGTGAAACTGATGAAAGCCCCGCGACATCAGACAGGTTTGAGTTTCAAAATCTTAAGTTCAAGATTCCTAGCAATCCCACCGCTGGTTTTTATTCGTATAAATCATTGGCTGTTCTTTCAGGCCACATTGGATCAGTCTCTTGCTTAGCCTTGTGTGGAGAATTCATCCTCAGTGGTTCACAAGGCAAGGATATTATAGTCTGGCAACAGCCTGATTTAAGGCAATTTACGAAGTTTGGACAAGGCGATGGGTCAGTTAAGGCCCTTGCTAGTATTGGGAACAAGGTCTTTACTGCGCATCAAGATAGTAGAATTAGAGTTTGGAAAGTTTCAAGAAGCTCTGAGAATATATTTAGGCTTGTTGATACTCTTCCTACTACTAAGGACTACTTGGGGAAGTTCATGAAGCAGAGTAATTATGTTCAAATTAGGCGGCATCACAAGCGATTATGGATTGAGCATGCCGATAGTATTTCTTGCTTGGCAGTGCATAATGGGCTAATATATTCTGGTTCATGGGATAAGACTCTTAAAGTTTGGAGGATATCAGATTTCAAGTGTTTGGAATCAATTAAAGCTCATGACGATGCGATAAACGGATTGGTTTCGAGCAAGAGAATCATATATTCAGCATCTGCAGATGGGAAAATCAAGGCTTgggaaaaggaaggaaagagCACACATTCACTTAAAGGGATTTTGGAGGGCCATAAAGATGTTTCAGTGAATTCTGTGGCTGTATCTGAAGATGGAAGCTTGGTTTATGGAGGTGGCTCGGATGGATATGTATTAGGGTGGTTGGGAAACAAACTTTTTGATAGTTGGAGGGTCATTTGTGAGGTGAAAGCACATGAGATGGCTGTTTTGTGTATGTGTTTAATGGGAGAATTTCTGTGTTGTGGATCAGCAGATAGAAGTATTAGCATTTGGAAAAGAGAGATTAATGGAGGATTATTCAGATTTGGGGTCATTAAAGGCCATGAAGGTCCAGTCAAGTGTTTGCAGGCATCACCAAGATGTGTGGGAGGTGGATTCATGCTCTATAGCGGAAGCCTTGACAAAAGTCTCAGAGTTTGGTGGATTCCCAAGTCCTCTGGTGGAACAGAGGACACATCTCCTATTCAAAGAGCAGGAAACATCTCTCCATTCTCGTTTTAA